The segment CTCAGTGGTCGCTCAGCCATCCACTCTGCGCAGCCCCTCCACCTGCCAGCACTGAGGTCCAGCAGCTGAAGCCTCCACAGGCTCCTGCTGGATTTGGGCTGTTGCAGGGCAGCAAACGATGAAGAGACCGAGTCACCAGGGGCCCATGGCCAGTCCTACTTAACGATGCTCTAATGCCACACCAAGATGTTTTCAAACCTGGAGGCATCTACTGACAACCTGGACCTGAGCTCATCCCCTTGCCCTCGAGCACACAGCCCCAGCAATGCGCTCTCTGCCCAAGGTGCTGCTTGGCTGTTGCCACAGCCTAAGCAGAGCCAGAGCTCCTTGCTGGGATACCGAGGGCTTTCCCAGCTGCTCAGCACAAGGGATATGCCCTCCAACAGTCCCCGTGCCAAGCTGGTAGCAAAGGGACAGGATCCAGCAGCTCCATGGCCAGTGCGCTGTGTCTGGGTCCCACCTGCTCTGCCCCAAGCACCTGAGGCTGCccagctccccaggcagcccccGGGGGAGGGCAGAGAGCAGGGCACAGCCATCTGGGGCCCACACTAATGATTTCTCCAAACTCCTACTCCAGCCAGCAGCTGACCCATAAAGAAATACAACCAGAGAAGCCCCCGGAGGCTCCAGCAGACTCCATTTCACACCCTCCTCATACTCAAGATAAGCCTCTCTGCAAGCTCCCAGCTCTGAGCACTGATCCTGGCTGCTGAAGTTGTGCCCAAGCAGTCAGGGCAACCACTAAACCCCCAGCTCTGGGGACCTATAGCAGCTGCTTAGGGCAAAGGCAGAGGAAACCACAGCCCGAGCCAGGAACAGAGCAAGGGTTCAGATGGGTGCTGTTGTCCCCAGctggtcccagtcccacactcgTAGTCTCTGTCACCACTAAGCCCTTCTGTAAAGATAGGATTAACCTTCTTTCTTGGTTTTACTCCTCATTTTTACTCCTACAGTAAAGCATACACTGAACTTACTACATATTAAGCAGCAAAAAAATTGCTACCTAAAACCAAAGAGCTCTTTAAAAATCCAAGttatcacatttttttttaaaagatccaGTATGACATCAAGTTAAACTAtacagtatttttaatgaatactaacaaactgcttaaaaataaaaaaaaaaaaaagggaaaaagaaatacagacagaCAACTTGGTAGGAAGTTCTACATCTTTGAGGCAGCATGAAGTAAGATAACCATCGGTCCCCTCTTCCTTGGGCAGTAGAGAGCAAGGTCTGCTGTAACCTCCTTAAAGCTGCGCATAAAAGCTCAGTCCCAGGGTCACACTTGTCACTGAACAGTCCCAACCCCTGCAAACGCACCCCATTCCCCTTCACCgtgctggaaaagaaaagaaagcctttCTCCACATTTCATATGAGCAAAGCCCAACTCTCTGCACAGTTAATCTGTCTATAGTTGTTGTAGACAACACTTAATAAACTTGTCCTAATCGCCTGTGCAGCACACGGGCAACTTACTGGCTGCTGTCTACTAATTAGAGCTCGTCACAACAGTCCTACCTCATACAAGGGCCAGCCAAGATCACAGAAGAGCTGAGgctggcagggacctctggagatcatctagtcctaccCCTGCTCGAGCAGggtcagctacagcaggttgTCCAGGACCCCATCCTGTCAAGGCTTGAATATCTCCACAGATGGATATTTAACATCTTACTATCTCCAAAGACAAAGGGGGGAAGGCTGGTGGGCAAGCCAGTAAGCATGCCTTCAACCTCCAAGGCATCTAACTGGCATGTAGCTTGTCTCTTGGTCATGAGAAGCCAGAAAAATCCTGCAGAGCAAAACACCTCAGGCTGCGTTGACCTTGCTAGgggaaatttatttttaagtgatgtTTACAAGGACTGTGCAAAACCTGAAAAATACAGAAGAGGTAAAGAAAGAGTAAAGGGATAAAACAGGACTCctgcaagaggagaaaaaaaatacactcctCCTTCACCCACTGCTAACCTTCCTCTCCCTGTGGAGCTGAGCCCATAGGCCAGCAAAGACTCTCCTGGCTCCCTCTGGTTCCCCTCCAACAAATGGGATGCCAAGTGTGGCACATGGTGTGGGTTTCTGTCAGCAATGGTAATGTCTCCAAAATCGCAGGTTATTAGTAGTGTTCACCTCACCCTTTAGTGTTCACACTGCTGGGACAGCCCTTTGCCTGACCCCCTGGAGGGATGCTAACAGCCCGAGCAGTGCAAAGAGGGAAGGGGCCTGGGTCTGGAGGTTAAGTCCTGGCAGGAGAGCTCTGTCCCTCAGGAAGCAGCTCTGAAACACCAGGCTCTCAGCCAGGAGTGGGGCATGGATGCTCTCCTCGCCATGCTCTCTGGTAGCAGAGAAGCATTTGCTGCTCATCCCCATGCTGCTGGCAGGAACGGGGTGCGCAGGCTCACCCAGAACCCTTGCAGACTGTGACAGCCAGCGACTGCAAAAGCAGCAATGCCAAAGTGCTTTTTGGAGCTGTGTAGCCCCATGGCTTTTCCTTTCTAGACTCTAGGAGAGCAGGGGAGGTTGGGGCAGTCAATCAACACTAATGATCTGAAGCAGTCCTCTCAAATGAGTTTGGACCAAGAAAGCTGGGAGATCCCAGCAGCGGAAACTTGCTACTTCCTTGCCACGCAGCGCACCCCGGGAGGAGGGAGGGCTGGCTCTGCCTTGCTCCCAAGCCCTCTCCAGGAGTTACCCAGCCCCCCACCATTCTACCAGGCAGGGCAGAGGAAAGaggctgcaggcaaagggctgGTGCCTGCAGTGGGCAGCTGAGCTCCCAGCACTGAAACTGCAGGTACAGCGTGAACTACAGCCCAGGAGACACCAGGAAACTACAGGTATTGTTCCATCTCCccacctccctcctttcctctccaCCCCTTCGAGCTTTTCACATCGTCCGTCATCTCTGCAATACAAGTGGTTTATCAACCACAGAGGCCAGAGGAAAGTTTACCTGCCCACCCACCacaccacccctttcccccaAACTCCCTGGAGGCCACCTGCAActgaggagagggaaggggaggccGAGGCTCATGCAAGCTGAAAGCCGCCGAGGGGACGGAGGCTCATGGCAAGCAGGCAGCCACCTGGTAGGCGCCCTCGGCTGTGTGCTGGACGCTATGCTCCTGCAGCAGGCCCAAGTCCAGGAACCGTTCCCCGCACCACATGCACTTGTACTGCTGCTCCCGGGCATGCACGCTGTGGTGCTTGTTGAGGTGCTCGCGCTGCTTGAAGGCCTTCTCGCAGGAGGGGCACTTGTAGGGCTTCTCACCCGTGTGCACGCGCCGGTGCCGCTGCAGGTCCGAGGCGTACTTGAACCGTTTTTCACAGTCGGGGCACTTGAGGGGCTTCTCACGGGCTGGGTCGCAGCGATGCTGCACGAATtcggaggaggagaagaaacgtCTCTCGCAGAGCGTGCACTTGAGTGGCTTCTCGGCGCAGTGGGCCAGCTGGTGCTTCTGCAGAGCTGAGGCTCGCTTGTAGGACTTGTTGCACACCGCGCACTTGAAGGGCCGCTCTGCATTCTGCACGCACTTGTGCCGCAGCAGCTCTGAGGACTGGTTGAAGCCTTTCTGGCACACGTTGCACTTGAAGAGATTTTCTATGCCATGCACGTGCTGGTGGTACACCAAGTGTGAGGGCTGCACGAAGCCCTTCTCGCACAGGTTGCACTTGAAGGGCTCCTCGGTCTTGTGCGTGCGGCGGTGGCGCATGAGTGCGTACTGCTGCTTGAAGCTCATCTGGCAGAGGTCACACTTGAAGGGACGCTCCTCGCTGTGTGTGCGCTCATGCTGCCGCAGGTCTGAGGGACGCTTGAAGGCCTTCTGGCACTCGCCGCAGCGGAAGGGCCGCTCCCCGCTGGGCGTGCAGGGGTGCTGCAGCAGCTCCGATGACTCCTTGAAGTGCAACTCACAGACGTTGCACTTGAAGAGGTGCTCCCCTGAGTGCGCATACATGTGGCGCACCAGGTGGGAGCGGTGCTTGAAGGTCTTCTCGCACACCGTGCACTTGTAGG is part of the Patagioenas fasciata isolate bPatFas1 chromosome 13, bPatFas1.hap1, whole genome shotgun sequence genome and harbors:
- the ZNF319 gene encoding zinc finger protein 319, producing MSESWQQQQQQPQQPPPPQQHHAGAAALPEHSIPPSSADNPLGCAVYGILLQPDPGLQHHQHTPIQAGEPSHKCGVCGHDLAHLSNPHEHQCLPGHDRSFQCTQCLKIFHQATDLLEHQCIQVEQKPFVCGVCKMGFSLLTSLAQHHNVHNGNAMKCSICEKTYKPPEVEHSQPLDPSEKPYSCSICQKTFKHLSELSRHERIHTGEKPYKCTLCDKSFSQSSHLVHHKRTHSSERPYKCTVCEKTFKHRSHLVRHMYAHSGEHLFKCNVCELHFKESSELLQHPCTPSGERPFRCGECQKAFKRPSDLRQHERTHSEERPFKCDLCQMSFKQQYALMRHRRTHKTEEPFKCNLCEKGFVQPSHLVYHQHVHGIENLFKCNVCQKGFNQSSELLRHKCVQNAERPFKCAVCNKSYKRASALQKHQLAHCAEKPLKCTLCERRFFSSSEFVQHRCDPAREKPLKCPDCEKRFKYASDLQRHRRVHTGEKPYKCPSCEKAFKQREHLNKHHSVHAREQQYKCMWCGERFLDLGLLQEHSVQHTAEGAYQVAACLP